A DNA window from Aureibaculum sp. 2308TA14-22 contains the following coding sequences:
- a CDS encoding S1/P1 nuclease: MSSKISLFLSALFISSSIFASVTDWGPTGHRATGEIAESYLKKRVLKKIDKLLDGQSLAFVSTYGDEIKSDRKYDKFYTWHYVNMPFDKTYETSEKNPKGDLVTGINKCVEVLKDENSSKEDKVFYLKMLVHLVGDLHQPMHVGRAEDKGGNTIQVQWFGRGTNLHRVWDENMIEEWGMSYLELAENAEDLSKEQIKVIKKGSVVDWVNGMHKLTKEVYGSVEIGENLRYQYNYDYFKTVRKQLQIGGIRLAKILEDIFG; the protein is encoded by the coding sequence ATGAGTTCAAAAATTTCACTTTTTTTATCAGCATTGTTTATTTCAAGTTCCATATTTGCTTCAGTTACTGATTGGGGACCAACCGGTCATAGAGCAACAGGAGAAATTGCAGAGAGTTACCTAAAGAAAAGAGTGCTTAAAAAAATTGACAAGTTACTTGATGGGCAAAGTCTGGCCTTTGTTTCAACTTATGGAGACGAAATAAAATCAGATAGAAAATATGACAAATTCTATACATGGCATTATGTGAACATGCCTTTTGATAAAACTTATGAAACATCCGAAAAAAACCCAAAAGGTGATTTGGTTACAGGAATTAATAAATGTGTTGAAGTTTTGAAAGACGAGAATAGCTCTAAAGAAGACAAGGTTTTTTACTTAAAGATGCTAGTGCATTTAGTAGGTGATCTGCATCAACCAATGCATGTTGGCAGAGCCGAAGACAAAGGTGGCAACACCATACAAGTACAGTGGTTTGGTAGAGGTACAAATTTACATAGAGTATGGGATGAAAATATGATTGAAGAATGGGGCATGAGTTATTTAGAATTGGCAGAAAATGCCGAGGATTTATCAAAAGAACAGATTAAGGTTATTAAAAAAGGATCAGTAGTTGATTGGGTAAATGGCATGCATAAATTGACAAAAGAAGTTTACGGTTCTGTAGAGATAGGTGAAAACTTACGTTATCAATATAACTACGATTATTTTAAAACCGTTAGAAAACAATTACAAATTGGCGGTATCCGATTGGCAAAAATATTAGAAGATATTTTTGGATAA
- a CDS encoding SPFH domain-containing protein has protein sequence MKEEKIIKVPNGYFMLFFALVLIGGGIYGFINIDIAFVIAVVIGIFLLPGFFLVNPNTSKVLLLFGKYVGTVKENGFFWANPFYTKRKISLRASNFDSERVKVNDKLGNPIMISTILVWRVQNTYKAAFDVDNFENFVRVQSDAAVRKLASLYPYDNFADEGLDEDITLRASVNEVSEALEEELSERLAMAGIEVLEARIGYLAYAQEIANAMLKRQQATAIVAARHKIVEGAVSMVEMALDELSKKDIVDLDEERKATMVSNLMVILCSDKDATPVLNTGTLT, from the coding sequence ATGAAAGAAGAGAAAATTATAAAAGTGCCCAACGGTTATTTCATGTTGTTTTTTGCCCTCGTTTTAATTGGCGGTGGTATTTACGGATTCATCAATATCGATATTGCATTTGTTATAGCAGTAGTTATTGGAATTTTTTTACTGCCAGGATTTTTCTTGGTAAACCCTAATACATCAAAAGTGTTGTTGCTTTTTGGTAAATATGTAGGTACGGTTAAAGAAAATGGTTTCTTTTGGGCTAACCCGTTTTATACCAAAAGAAAAATTTCTTTAAGGGCAAGTAATTTTGATAGCGAACGAGTAAAGGTAAATGACAAGTTAGGTAATCCGATAATGATTAGTACCATTTTAGTATGGCGTGTACAAAACACTTATAAAGCCGCTTTTGATGTTGATAATTTTGAGAATTTTGTACGTGTACAAAGTGATGCAGCGGTACGGAAATTGGCAAGTTTATATCCTTACGATAATTTTGCGGACGAAGGGTTGGATGAGGATATTACGTTGCGTGCTAGTGTAAATGAGGTAAGTGAGGCTTTGGAAGAAGAACTTTCTGAACGTTTGGCAATGGCAGGTATTGAGGTGCTGGAAGCTAGAATTGGTTACTTGGCGTATGCCCAAGAAATTGCAAATGCTATGTTAAAGCGTCAGCAAGCTACTGCTATTGTTGCTGCTAGACATAAGATTGTTGAAGGTGCAGTGAGTATGGTAGAAATGGCTTTGGACGAATTAAGCAAAAAAGATATTGTAGATCTTGATGAAGAGCGAAAAGCCACTATGGTAAGCAATTTAATGGTGATTTTATGTTCCGATAAAGATGCTACGCCCGTATTGAACACAGGTACTTTAACATAA
- a CDS encoding DUF4177 domain-containing protein — MKEYKVVTWKRGLTGNNRKLEDTLNQHAQSGWTVRHIAEQSTRIVFERDKNR, encoded by the coding sequence ATGAAAGAATATAAAGTAGTTACTTGGAAACGGGGATTGACAGGGAATAATAGAAAATTAGAAGATACATTAAACCAACATGCACAATCAGGTTGGACGGTCCGCCATATTGCAGAACAATCTACTAGGATAGTTTTTGAAAGGGATAAAAACAGATAG
- a CDS encoding Arc family DNA binding domain-containing protein, translated as MAKKKAFALRINEETFKAIEKWAADEFRSTNGQIEWMLQRSLKEAKREPKKKEKE; from the coding sequence ATGGCTAAGAAAAAAGCATTTGCATTACGGATAAATGAGGAAACTTTTAAAGCTATTGAAAAATGGGCTGCTGATGAATTTCGAAGCACCAATGGTCAAATAGAGTGGATGTTGCAGCGGAGTTTAAAAGAGGCGAAGCGGGAGCCTAAGAAAAAAGAAAAAGAGTAA
- a CDS encoding DUF5916 domain-containing protein, with amino-acid sequence MKYLNNLIFLTILLSYCIVNAQKQVTVKYISEPINIDAVLDESAWQLADKADKFWQYFPSDSIQSKQQSEIKMLFDDNYLYVGIKVFASGNDYVIPSLRRDFRAGGNDNISLYFDTFNDGTNAFFFGTNPQGVLREALISGGGSGNNGFDTSWDTKWIGESKIYDNYYLAEWRIPLSAFKYNEGETKWRFNSYRFDTQDNERSTWTQIPQNQPIFNLAYMGDMIFEKPLGKSKSPISLIPFINTGAYKDYEENTDDFSFKVGGDAKITIGNSMNLDFTINPDFSQVEVDQQVTNLTRFSIALPERRQFFVENSDLFSDFGDNRDAKPFFSRRIGIAEDIDGNTIENDIIAGVRLSGKLTNNLRLGILNMQTAEDVDNEIAASNNAVVALQQKMFSRSNLSFMFINKQATKDYDFLEETDTYNRVLGLEYNLASADNTWFGEYYLHKSFSPNVKSKDYSFGVSTEYNAKNFNARLSGRFVDDNFRSDLGFVRRTDIFKIDPKIGYNFWPKKGIFNQHSISVVPIFIWKPELNFKNSDYIIITDWESKFNNQSELTLSMFNRYTYLFDEFDPTRSDDGIPLPAESDYSYTSFELSYQSDRSKQFSYELESSVGQFYNGNKFSLEAQLGWRLQPYFFASANINYDKINLPAPYQDASIWLVGPKADITFSKKLFWSTFVQYSNQRDNFGINSRLQWRFKPLSDLFIVYNDNYFANGFAPRQRSLSIKFTYWISI; translated from the coding sequence ATGAAATACCTTAACAACCTTATCTTTCTGACAATTCTGTTATCCTATTGTATTGTAAACGCACAAAAACAGGTAACAGTAAAGTACATTAGTGAGCCTATAAATATTGATGCTGTTTTAGATGAATCCGCTTGGCAACTGGCTGATAAGGCAGATAAATTTTGGCAATACTTCCCTTCAGATTCCATACAATCTAAGCAGCAATCGGAAATTAAAATGTTATTTGATGATAATTACTTGTATGTAGGCATAAAGGTTTTTGCCTCTGGTAATGATTATGTTATTCCTTCATTACGTAGAGACTTTAGAGCGGGTGGTAATGATAATATCAGTTTGTATTTTGATACTTTTAATGATGGTACCAATGCCTTTTTCTTCGGTACAAATCCTCAGGGAGTTTTAAGAGAGGCTTTAATTTCTGGTGGCGGGTCAGGTAATAATGGCTTTGATACGAGCTGGGATACCAAATGGATTGGTGAATCTAAAATATATGATAATTATTATTTAGCTGAGTGGAGAATACCACTTTCGGCTTTCAAATACAATGAAGGAGAAACCAAATGGCGTTTTAATAGTTACAGATTTGATACGCAAGACAACGAACGCAGTACTTGGACCCAAATCCCTCAGAATCAACCCATTTTTAATTTAGCCTATATGGGTGATATGATTTTTGAAAAACCACTCGGTAAGTCTAAGTCACCCATTTCCTTAATTCCATTTATAAATACAGGTGCATATAAAGATTATGAAGAAAACACTGATGACTTTTCTTTTAAGGTTGGTGGTGATGCAAAAATAACCATCGGTAATAGTATGAACTTAGATTTTACAATCAACCCTGATTTTTCTCAGGTAGAGGTTGACCAGCAAGTCACCAATCTTACACGCTTTAGTATCGCTTTGCCCGAAAGGAGGCAATTTTTTGTTGAAAATAGTGATCTCTTTTCAGATTTTGGTGATAATAGAGATGCAAAACCGTTTTTCTCAAGACGTATTGGTATTGCAGAAGATATTGATGGCAACACTATTGAAAATGATATTATAGCAGGCGTAAGGCTTAGTGGAAAGTTAACTAATAATTTAAGATTAGGTATACTAAATATGCAAACTGCAGAAGATGTTGATAATGAGATTGCTGCGAGTAATAATGCTGTAGTGGCCTTGCAACAAAAAATGTTTAGCCGTTCTAATTTAAGTTTTATGTTTATAAATAAACAAGCAACAAAAGACTATGATTTTCTAGAAGAAACAGATACTTATAATAGAGTTTTAGGCTTAGAGTATAATCTGGCTTCTGCTGATAATACTTGGTTTGGCGAATATTATTTACACAAATCATTTTCTCCAAATGTAAAGTCGAAAGATTATTCTTTCGGAGTGTCAACGGAATATAATGCTAAAAACTTTAATGCAAGACTTAGCGGTCGTTTTGTCGATGATAATTTCAGGTCGGACCTAGGTTTTGTAAGACGTACAGATATTTTTAAGATAGATCCCAAAATAGGATATAATTTTTGGCCAAAAAAAGGAATATTTAATCAGCATAGTATTAGTGTTGTTCCCATTTTTATCTGGAAACCAGAACTCAATTTTAAAAATTCTGACTATATTATAATTACAGATTGGGAAAGTAAATTTAATAACCAATCAGAATTGACTTTATCAATGTTTAACCGCTATACATATTTATTTGACGAGTTTGACCCTACTAGGTCTGACGATGGAATTCCGTTGCCAGCAGAGAGTGATTATAGCTATACAAGTTTTGAATTGAGTTACCAATCAGACAGGAGTAAACAGTTCTCTTATGAGCTAGAATCTTCAGTTGGCCAGTTTTATAATGGTAACAAATTTTCTTTAGAGGCACAATTAGGATGGCGATTACAGCCTTACTTTTTTGCCTCAGCAAACATAAATTATGATAAAATTAATTTACCGGCTCCTTATCAAGATGCTTCTATTTGGTTGGTCGGGCCAAAAGCCGATATAACTTTTAGCAAAAAGCTATTTTGGTCAACTTTTGTGCAATACAGTAATCAACGTGATAATTTTGGAATTAATTCTAGATTGCAATGGCGGTTTAAACCATTGTCAGATTTATTTATTGTTTATAACGATAACTATTTTGCAAATGGTTTTGCTCCACGTCAACGGTCGCTATCGATTAAGTTTACCTATTGGATAAGTATTTAA